In the Mastomys coucha isolate ucsf_1 unplaced genomic scaffold, UCSF_Mcou_1 pScaffold18, whole genome shotgun sequence genome, one interval contains:
- the Lactbl1 gene encoding putative beta-lactamase-like 1 encodes MKTRARQQPCLLKGKKRWFLWALSGFLFLLSATMTGCFLWQYYLPKLQAGSLKPEVPPAPVRMCPRHPELVPLAHPLPVLKEALEKVDGILRKAMLAPGLAAMSALVIHNDTVLWTGNFGRKNGSDPNSGTPNEYTMYRIASISKIFPVLMLYRLWEEGIVDSLDDPLERYASTFSINNPLGTAQGSETQDPTGEFEEMGSLPKPSPVTLRRMASQLSGLPRRLRGTSLLWRGSTQEALSLLKDDVLVADPGTRCHYSTLAFSLLAHVLAAHRAQGDYERWVSEQVLEPLGMSDTGFALTGAVRARLAAGFYGSGRSAPLYDLGWYRPSGQMYSTAADLARLAAALLGAGPRRLLRPDSLATLLAPLRACAHGYFASETGTPWEFHERRGYRVARKDGDLDGYAASLALVPPLRLGFVLLLAGPRPPTRDLVADALDTLLPALERALREAELAPAPPPRARPFAGFFTFANRTFYEVRAAGPRGELRLRQFGPRVEALVPAAFRSLALRHVRGRVFQLHVARAFPCTLPLADAWLSLEAQHGQLVRFYPLDRHGLAPGFDVPGLNTYGVLRLPRRPVFGSQ; translated from the exons ATGAAGACTCGG GCCCGCCAGCAGCCCTGTCTtctgaaagggaagaagagatggtTTTTGTGGGCCCTCAGcggcttcctcttcctgctctcagcGACCATGACTGGCTGCTTCCTGTGGCAGTACTACCTCCCCAAGCTGCAGGCTG GTTCCTTGAAGCCAGAGGTGCCCCCAGCCCCGGTGAGGATGTGTCCCAGGCACCCTGAGCTTGTGCCTCTTGCTCACCCCCTGCCAGTGCTGAAAGAGGCCTTGGAGAAG GTGGATGGGATTCTGCGTAAGGCGATGTTGGCCCCAGGCCTGGCTGCCATGTCTGCCCTGGTCATCCATAATGACACTGTGCTCTGGACTGGGAACTTCGGAAGGAAGAACGGCTCAGATCCAAATTCTGGAACCCCTAATGAGTATACCATGTACCG GATTGCCAGCATCTCCAAGATCTTCCCTGTCCTGATGCTCTATCGCCTGTGGGAGGAGGGCATCGTGGACTCTTTGGATGATCCTCTGGAGCGCTATGCCAGCACATTCTCCATCAACAACCCGTTGGGCACAGCCCAAGGCTCTGAAACACAGGACCCAACGGGGGAATTTGAAGAGATGGGCTCCCTCCCAAAGCCATCCCCTGTCACTCTCCGGAGGATGGCCAGTCAGTTGTCAG GACTGCCCCGAAGGCTCCGGGGCACTTCACTGCTGTGGAGAGGCAGCACCCAGGAGGCTCTGAGCCTGCTTAAGGATGACGTCCTGGTGGCTGACCCAGGAACCAG atGCCACTACAGCACGCTGGCCTTCTCTCTCCTAGCCCATGTGCTGGCTGCGCACAGGGCACAGGGCGACTACGAGCGCTGGGTGTCTGAGCAGGTGCTGGAACCGCTGGGGATGAGTGACACCGGCTTTGCACTGACGGGAGCAGTGCGTGCTCGTCTGGCTGCTGGCTTCTACGGTAGCGGCAGGTCCGCCCCGCTCTACGATCTGGGCTGGTACCGGCCATCGGGCCAGATGTACTCCACAGCTGCAGACCTGGCCAGGCTTGCGGCTGCGCTCCTGGGTGCAGGACCCCGACGGCTGCTACGACCGGACAGCCTGGCCACACTGCTAGCACCCCTGCGCGCCTGCGCCCACGGCTACTTTGCTAGTGAAACCGGCACACCCTGGGAGTTCCACGAGAGGCGCGGATACCGCGTGGCGCGCAAGGATGGCGACTTGGACGGCTATGCCGCCAGCCTGGCGCTCGTGCCACCGCTGCGCTTGGGATTTGTGCTGTTGCTGGCCGGGCCTCGCCCTCCCACGCGCGACCTGGTGGCCGACGCCCTGGATACGCTGCTGCCGGCCCTGGAGCGCGCCTTGCGCGAGGCGGAGCTTGCCCCCGCGCCCCCGCCCCGCGCGCGCCCGTTCGCCGGCTTCTTCACCTTCGCTAACCGCACCTTTTACGAGGTGCGCGCCGCCGGGCCGCGTGGCGAGCTGCGCTTGCGCCAGTTTGGGCCGCGCGTGGAGGCGCTCGTGCCCGCCGCCTTCCGATCGCTCGCTCTGCGCCACGTGCGCGGCCGCGTCTTCCAGCTGCACGTGGCGCGCGCGTTCCCGTGCACGCTGCCGCTAGCAGACGCCTGGCTGTCCCTGGAGGCCCAGCACGGGCAGCTGGTGCGGTTCTACCCGCTGGATCGTCACGGGCTGGCGCCAGGCTTCGACGTACCGGGCCTCAACACCTACGGAGTGCTGCGCCTGCCACGCAGGCCGGTGTTCGGCTCCCAGTGA